ataatgcatttgttaaggtcggcgggaataaaaaagcgtgaaaagtgaattttatttttattctggaaatcagcaaaatcgggtcggcggatccgtaaaccaataaattaaaaaatcctggccttatgtcttcatcatatgattatcaagcacaatccctcctgttaggggtttaataTTATACAATCATAAAATATGAGAAAACATAACccgtattatcatgattattatgctaacaactggttttagaataatgACCTCTCACCAATTTCAATACTATTATCCCTTCtttataagtctgtttaaaggttttgttatctTTTGAGGTGAAAATCTTACTGTACAAGCATTTCAAAATTTGCTCTAAACGTCCACTTTAATTGatatgtccgtccgtctgtccgaaaattggtttccgttctctaactttagtttgcctcaaccaaacgttatgaaacttatacacaatgtttattaccacaaatcAAGTTGGAATTGGTATCGTGAGTTCTATCGTTCTAGAGTAATGCCCTTAACAAATGggaaaaatgctaaatttttCGTTAATACCGTTCTCTAACTGAAGTTTGCCTTAACCTAATGTTATGAAAGTTGTAGACAATGCTtatattaccacaaaatacagattagtttgaattttggtggcgccacttttaccgttctagagttatgaccctttacaaatggaaaaaaactcttgatttttcgtttctgttcttaACTTCAGTTTTCCTCAACCTAATGTTATGAAACGTATTCGCAGTGCTCatttcaacaaaacacagatcaagtccAAATTTGGATAGCGTCACTtatacagttcttgagttatttccctttataactttatatgcaagcgggggcataatctgtgtcccatggacacattccccatttattttatatgtattatacaAAATGTAAGGGAAGACGAGACGTTTGCAATATTATGTAATATGTCAAATATCACAAACGCGTCCAAGGAAAATGGAAATttgtaatagaaataaaaaaaaaaacattttgaaaaggcTATTGCTTATTTTTATTTGCACTCTTGGCTTTTTcaagttttgataaaaatttggGTTGAGACGTCACAATTTCCAGAAAATAACAAACCTTGTCTCAACAACAAATGGAcgtttttaacaaccttgactggctgTACAGCCCTTGCACGATCTCTGAGGATGATCAGTATATTTAAAACACGATATCAATCTCGAAGGAATCAATAAATAACTGTcacttcttttaattttaaaagggTTAACAAAAATTCCATTTATTTATTGCAGACTGATTATGAAGGGGAAAGGTCCAGAGGCAGTTAAATTGATAAAAGATGTGAGCGTAAATGGTAGAGCCTGCAAACAAACACCAACTTTAAACGCTTTAGCCATATGTGCAAGATCCAACGACCCAAAAACTAAAGCAGCTGCATATAGCATATTGCTTGACGTTTGCAGAATACCAACCCATCTGTTTGAATTTGTCAACTTATGTGAGAAGGAAAGTGCTGGTTCGGGATGGGGAAGGGCTCATAGATCTGCCATCGGTAAGTGGTATAACCAGTTTGAAAAAGATCCCAAAAAGCTAGCATTACTAACAACGAAGTACAAGGCAAGACATGGATGGAGCCATAAAGATGTAATAAGACTGGGGCATGTGAAACCAAGAAATAATCCAGTTGGTTTGGTCATCAGATATATCATCAAGAACATGGAAGATGCAACATCTATGACACAGCATGATAGAAACCCAGAGATTGCACCAGTTAAAGCTTTTCTGGACGCAGTTGAACAGGCTAAAAAATGCACCAAATCCGACATTGAGAAATTGCGCGCTTTGATTGCTGAACATCAATTAGTCCGAGAGCATGTACCTACCGATTTGCTGGACTCCAAAGAAGTTTGGGACACGATGCTTCGCTTGATGCCTATGACAGCAATGATAAGAAACCTTGGGAAAATGTCAAGCCTTGAGTTACTTGAGGTCGATTCTTTTGGTGAAAAACTTGTGATCGAAAAGCTCAAGGACACCAGCATCTTGAAAAGGTCACGAATTCATCCATTCACTATTCTGATAGCATATAACCAGTACAAAGCAGGTCGAGGTGACAAGGGAAAACTTTCATGGCAGGTTAATGATAACATAGTTAAAGCACTTGAGAAAGCTTTCTACGAAGCTTTTAGTAACGTACAGCCAACTGGTAAAAAATTCTGCCTAGCAGTAGACGTGAGTGGTTCCATGAGACAACCAGTCATTGGTGCGTCGTCCATTGAAGCACGCGATGCATCAGCAGCAATGATGTTATTAACGGCTAAAACTGAGAAAGATTATGAAGTTGTCGCTTTCTCAAATGAACTGACAAGAATGGatataagaaaagaagacacatTGGAGACGGCTATTCAGAAGTGCTCTGATCTGCCATTCTCCAGTACCGATTGTGCCTTACCAATGAAATGGGCCATGGAACATAAGAAGAAGTTTGATGTATTCGTCGTGTACACAGATTCTGAAACGTACTACGGAAATATTCACCCAGCAACTGCGTTACAACAGTACAGGAACCATACCAAGAATCCGGAAGCGCGGTTGATAGTGGTCGGTATGGTAAGCAATGGTTTTAGCATCGCCGATCCCAAAGATCCGCTTATGATGGATGTCATCGGCTTTGATACAGAAGCT
Above is a window of Mytilus galloprovincialis chromosome 7, xbMytGall1.hap1.1, whole genome shotgun sequence DNA encoding:
- the LOC143082821 gene encoding RNA-binding protein RO60-like, coding for MSSMDMEFDDEDSITFHSQPMGEDLLPQTKQLTYDMVPNSAGGYSYEVNDETRLLRYLCLGTEGGSYYVTGPVLKRENIQCIDRLIMKGKGPEAVKLIKDVSVNGRACKQTPTLNALAICARSNDPKTKAAAYSILLDVCRIPTHLFEFVNLCEKESAGSGWGRAHRSAIGKWYNQFEKDPKKLALLTTKYKARHGWSHKDVIRLGHVKPRNNPVGLVIRYIIKNMEDATSMTQHDRNPEIAPVKAFLDAVEQAKKCTKSDIEKLRALIAEHQLVREHVPTDLLDSKEVWDTMLRLMPMTAMIRNLGKMSSLELLEVDSFGEKLVIEKLKDTSILKRSRIHPFTILIAYNQYKAGRGDKGKLSWQVNDNIVKALEKAFYEAFSNVQPTGKKFCLAVDVSGSMRQPVIGASSIEARDASAAMMLLTAKTEKDYEVVAFSNELTRMDIRKEDTLETAIQKCSDLPFSSTDCALPMKWAMEHKKKFDVFVVYTDSETYYGNIHPATALQQYRNHTKNPEARLIVVGMVSNGFSIADPKDPLMMDVIGFDTEAPKAMNNFVSGKF